The Lentzea guizhouensis genome contains a region encoding:
- a CDS encoding glycoside hydrolase family 16 protein, with protein sequence MHRRIGTALAAALMVAAGMTVATTSQAPPANAAVTWADEFNAPAGTGVDGGKWQMEVGNNNGNNREHQWYQAGTSNAAHDGQGNLVITAKKENPGNYNCWYGRCQYTSARINTAGKFTQTYGRFEARMKMPRGKGIWPAFWMLGADINTGNPWPGSGEIDIMEFLGHQTNTVYGTIHGPGYSGAGGLSHQYNGPNFSDGFHNFAVDWKPGEITWSVDGQVYGRKTAADLGGRQWVFNKPFFIIINLAVGGEWPGYPDASTTFPQQLVIDWVRVSNDSPPAGGGSEIRGIGGKCLDVPWANTANGTPIQVVGCNGNAAQKWSRPGDGTIRALGKCLDVNGGGTANGTVVQLWDCNGSPAQQWAVSGAQDIVNPQANKCLDTIGGSSADGTRTHIWDCLGVASQKWQV encoded by the coding sequence ATGCATCGACGCATCGGGACGGCCCTTGCCGCCGCCTTGATGGTGGCCGCAGGGATGACCGTCGCCACCACCAGCCAAGCTCCCCCTGCCAACGCGGCGGTGACCTGGGCCGACGAGTTCAACGCCCCCGCAGGCACCGGTGTCGACGGCGGCAAGTGGCAAATGGAAGTGGGCAACAACAACGGCAACAACCGAGAGCACCAGTGGTACCAGGCGGGTACCTCCAACGCGGCGCACGACGGCCAGGGCAACCTCGTCATCACCGCCAAGAAGGAGAACCCAGGCAACTACAACTGCTGGTACGGCCGGTGTCAGTACACCTCGGCCCGCATCAACACCGCGGGCAAGTTCACCCAGACCTACGGCCGCTTCGAAGCGCGCATGAAGATGCCGCGCGGCAAGGGCATCTGGCCGGCGTTCTGGATGCTGGGCGCTGACATCAACACCGGCAACCCGTGGCCGGGTTCCGGCGAGATCGACATCATGGAGTTCCTGGGACACCAGACGAACACCGTGTACGGCACCATCCACGGTCCGGGCTACAGCGGTGCCGGTGGCCTGTCCCACCAGTATAACGGCCCGAACTTCTCCGACGGCTTCCACAACTTCGCCGTCGACTGGAAGCCGGGCGAGATCACGTGGTCCGTCGACGGCCAGGTCTACGGCCGCAAGACGGCAGCCGACCTCGGTGGCCGCCAGTGGGTGTTCAACAAGCCGTTCTTCATCATCATCAACCTCGCGGTCGGTGGTGAGTGGCCCGGCTACCCGGACGCCAGCACGACGTTCCCGCAGCAGCTCGTGATCGACTGGGTCCGCGTCTCCAACGACAGCCCGCCCGCCGGCGGTGGCTCGGAGATCCGCGGCATCGGCGGCAAGTGCCTCGACGTGCCCTGGGCCAACACGGCCAACGGCACGCCCATCCAGGTCGTCGGCTGCAACGGCAACGCGGCCCAGAAGTGGAGCCGTCCCGGTGACGGCACCATCCGCGCGCTGGGCAAGTGCCTCGACGTCAACGGCGGCGGAACGGCGAACGGCACGGTGGTCCAGCTCTGGGACTGCAACGGGTCACCTGCCCAGCAGTGGGCCGTCAGCGGGGCACAGGACATCGTGAACCCGCAGGCCAACAAGTGCCTGGACACCATCGGAGGCTCCTCGGCCGACGGCACGAGGACCCACATCTGGGACTGCCTGGGTGTGGCCAGCCAGAAGTGGCAGGTCTGA
- a CDS encoding ornithine cyclodeaminase family protein, whose amino-acid sequence MTMPAAIDAVRAAFVGLTAGEFDLPPRHAFGESRSLVMAVHHRPTASTAVKVVSIEVERDPVIAGTVVFSHPDGQFAADAVPLTTLRTGAVVGVATDLLADEDADQLALLGAGAQAADQVRAVHAVRPLKKLVVFNRNPARAEALVEGLRDELPDTVLDVAVNADEAVAQADVVCCATAATVPLFDVGALKERVHVNAIGSYRPVMRELPEELLASAEVVVVDQVEAALSEAGEIIRAVRSGVLKLESLVELGAALGNPPLRQGRTVFKSVGVAVQDWAVARLLA is encoded by the coding sequence ATGACCATGCCCGCGGCGATCGACGCCGTCCGCGCAGCGTTCGTCGGCCTCACCGCGGGTGAGTTCGACCTTCCGCCCCGCCACGCCTTCGGGGAGAGCCGGTCGCTGGTCATGGCCGTGCACCACCGGCCGACGGCGTCGACCGCGGTGAAGGTCGTCAGCATCGAGGTCGAGCGGGACCCGGTGATCGCGGGGACCGTCGTGTTCTCGCACCCGGACGGGCAGTTCGCGGCGGACGCGGTGCCGTTGACGACGTTGCGGACCGGCGCGGTGGTCGGGGTGGCGACGGACCTGCTGGCCGACGAGGACGCCGACCAGCTGGCGTTGCTGGGGGCCGGGGCGCAGGCGGCGGACCAGGTGCGGGCGGTGCACGCGGTGCGGCCGCTCAAGAAGCTGGTGGTGTTCAACCGGAACCCGGCACGCGCCGAGGCGTTGGTGGAGGGCCTGCGGGACGAGCTGCCGGACACCGTGCTGGACGTGGCCGTCAACGCCGACGAGGCGGTGGCGCAGGCGGACGTGGTGTGTTGCGCGACGGCGGCGACGGTGCCGTTGTTCGACGTCGGCGCGCTCAAGGAACGCGTGCACGTCAACGCCATCGGGTCGTACCGGCCGGTGATGCGGGAGCTGCCGGAGGAACTGCTGGCGAGCGCCGAGGTCGTGGTGGTGGACCAGGTCGAGGCGGCGCTGAGCGAGGCCGGCGAGATCATCCGGGCGGTGCGGTCCGGGGTGCTCAAGCTGGAGTCGCTGGTGGAGCTGGGGGCGGCGCTGGGGAACCCGCCGCTGAGGCAGGGGCGGACCGTGTTCAAGTCGGTCGGCGTGGCCGTGCAGGACTGGGCGGTCGCGAGGCTCCTGGCCTGA
- a CDS encoding DUF5753 domain-containing protein, whose product MKNVRAREFGEVLRVVIADTGMNSRAIAEMLDWEERKLVDLINGDAGVSERDLALLLGVCRTPAEDRDRLLAVLPHLGRRGWWQEHGACAPIRQRTLAEHERMARKLVSWQLSHLHTLMQLQEYTRAVVRAGANVPESEVDARVEARTARQVVLRLGLQCVFYVHESVLLAPVGGHEVMEAQLQHLQRLARRPHVEVRVVPLAAGAHAGLAGAFDLLTFERYDPVVFVENENSSLVVEEPAAVAAYQRVVEALDGVALDREESLGSIGQLLA is encoded by the coding sequence ATGAAGAACGTCAGGGCACGCGAGTTCGGTGAAGTTCTGCGGGTGGTCATCGCGGACACGGGAATGAACTCACGTGCGATCGCGGAAATGTTGGACTGGGAAGAACGCAAGCTGGTGGACCTCATCAACGGCGATGCCGGGGTGAGCGAACGCGACCTGGCGCTGCTGCTGGGCGTGTGCCGGACGCCGGCCGAGGACCGTGACCGCCTCCTCGCGGTCTTACCGCACCTCGGCAGGCGGGGTTGGTGGCAGGAGCACGGCGCGTGTGCGCCGATCCGGCAGCGGACGTTGGCCGAGCACGAGCGCATGGCGCGCAAGCTGGTCAGCTGGCAGCTCTCGCACCTGCACACCCTGATGCAGCTCCAGGAGTACACGCGGGCGGTGGTGCGGGCGGGTGCGAACGTGCCGGAGAGCGAGGTCGACGCGCGGGTCGAGGCCAGGACGGCGCGGCAGGTCGTGCTGCGGCTCGGGTTGCAGTGCGTGTTCTACGTCCACGAGTCGGTGTTGCTGGCTCCGGTCGGCGGGCACGAGGTGATGGAGGCGCAGCTGCAGCACCTGCAGCGGTTGGCCAGGAGGCCGCACGTCGAGGTCCGGGTCGTCCCGCTGGCGGCCGGGGCGCACGCGGGGCTGGCGGGGGCGTTCGACCTGCTGACGTTCGAGCGGTACGACCCGGTCGTGTTCGTGGAGAACGAGAACTCGAGCCTCGTGGTCGAGGAACCCGCTGCGGTGGCGGCATATCAGCGGGTGGTGGAGGCGCTCGACGGCGTCGCCCTCGACCGGGAGGAGTCGCTGGGGTCGATCGGGCAGCTGCTGGCCTGA
- a CDS encoding TetR/AcrR family transcriptional regulator: MAVRPRLTTASVVDAALALLDEHGADGLTLAAVAARTGVATPSLYKHVGSLADLKALVGVRAMEDMTARFIKAVLGRAGDEAVTTLMHEYRAYVREHPNRYAAMPMDPLHDPAQQQAGMRLMELMLATLRGYGLEGSQAVHATRRLRVIVHGFADIESRGGFGLPEGLDDTYDQLVRMYLDSLGGTT, from the coding sequence ATGGCCGTTCGCCCCCGTCTCACCACCGCCTCCGTCGTCGACGCCGCACTGGCGCTCCTCGACGAGCACGGCGCCGACGGGCTGACGCTCGCCGCCGTCGCCGCTCGCACCGGTGTCGCCACGCCCTCGCTCTACAAGCACGTCGGCAGCCTCGCCGATCTCAAGGCGCTCGTCGGTGTGCGTGCGATGGAGGACATGACCGCCCGGTTCATCAAGGCGGTGCTGGGCAGGGCGGGCGACGAGGCCGTGACCACGTTGATGCACGAGTACCGCGCCTACGTCCGCGAGCACCCGAACCGGTACGCCGCCATGCCGATGGACCCGTTGCACGACCCGGCTCAGCAGCAAGCCGGGATGAGGCTGATGGAGCTCATGCTCGCGACCCTGCGCGGGTACGGGCTCGAAGGCTCCCAGGCGGTCCACGCCACGCGCCGGTTGCGGGTGATCGTGCACGGCTTCGCGGACATCGAGTCCAGGGGCGGGTTCGGCCTGCCGGAGGGGCTCGACGACACCTACGACCAGCTCGTCCGGATGTACCTCGACAGCCTTGGGGGGACCACGTGA
- a CDS encoding LuxR C-terminal-related transcriptional regulator: MLPDRFPALLPQRLDMLRRATGLPVVFGGAVTPANQLVLSHFHGMHGTSLHGLRVGSGRGLGGTAVAMGTPVRVNDYASTRAITHEFDPMVVGEERLTSVFAYPVAVRGTVHGVLYGAVRGNATVGDRAIRLAGAIAHGFAQDLDMPSLHTQAALRELAEVARLVGDPTLRDRLRKVHQDLGGEPVPSPVPTSLTPRELDVLRLAAVGSSNREIASELGLSAETVKAYLKGAMRKLGVHNRTAAVHAARSSGVL; encoded by the coding sequence GTGCTGCCGGACCGCTTCCCCGCGCTGCTGCCGCAACGCCTGGACATGCTCCGCCGCGCCACCGGGCTGCCCGTGGTGTTCGGCGGTGCCGTCACGCCGGCGAACCAGCTGGTGCTGTCGCACTTCCACGGCATGCACGGCACCTCGCTGCACGGGCTGCGCGTCGGCTCCGGCCGCGGCCTGGGCGGCACGGCGGTCGCGATGGGCACCCCGGTGCGCGTCAACGACTACGCCTCCACCCGCGCGATCACCCACGAGTTCGACCCGATGGTCGTCGGCGAAGAACGCCTGACGTCGGTGTTCGCCTACCCGGTCGCGGTACGCGGCACCGTCCACGGCGTGCTCTACGGCGCCGTGCGCGGCAACGCGACCGTCGGCGACCGGGCGATCAGGCTGGCCGGCGCGATCGCGCACGGCTTCGCACAGGACCTGGACATGCCCTCACTCCACACCCAAGCGGCTCTCCGCGAACTGGCCGAAGTCGCCCGCCTGGTGGGCGATCCGACACTGCGCGACCGGCTCCGCAAGGTGCACCAGGACCTCGGCGGCGAACCCGTGCCCAGCCCGGTCCCGACCTCGCTGACCCCGCGCGAGCTCGACGTGCTGCGCCTGGCCGCCGTCGGCTCGTCGAACCGCGAGATCGCCTCCGAGCTCGGGCTGAGCGCGGAGACCGTGAAGGCGTACCTGAAGGGCGCCATGCGCAAGCTCGGCGTCCACAACCGAACGGCCGCAGTGCACGCGGCGCGATCGTCAGGCGTTCTTTGA